DNA sequence from the Luteitalea sp. genome:
TGCGACGCGGGTCAGCACGGCGCTCAGGGTGCCCGGCCGCGCCGCTTCGAAGTAGAGCGCTGCGTCGCCCGCCGTTTCGCGATTCTCAGGCACGTCGTTCACGATCACGCAGTTTCCGCAGCCCATGGCTTCGACCAGCGCTGGGTGGGTGCCGCCCACCTCGGTGGCGTGCACGTACGCCAGCGCGTGGCACTGCAGCTCACGGTACCCGTCGCCGTAAATTGCTCCAGCGAAGACGACGTCTGGTCCTGCCATCCCGCGTAGCTTGGCGATATATTCTCGGGCATACGGGGCGTTTCCGACAACGACCAGTTTGAGGCCCGCCAAGCCCGTGCGTTCAAAGGCCTCGATGACCGCGTGGGCATTGTTCTCCGGCTCGAGCCGGCTGACATACAGGAGATACCGATCGGACGAGAGCCCGAGCTGCGCGAGAGCAGCCGTGCCCGCCTCACGCCCTACGCGACAGCCATAGGGGATGAAGGTAGTTTCCGAGCGGTACCGCGCGTGATAGTAGGCGTCGATCACCCGCGCGTCGGTCACGACCCGGTTCGGGAGCCAGGTCGCCAGGCGTTCGGACAGGAGATACCACCCT
Encoded proteins:
- a CDS encoding DUF1972 domain-containing protein, with the translated sequence MHIAILGTRGIPANYGGFETFAEQLASRLAARGHHVTVYGRSHYVDRSLGTYQGVQLVVLPTVRHKYLDTVLHTLVSTLHAVTKRYDVAIVCNAANAVFCAGLRARGYSVVLNVDGIERRRRKWNLAGRGWYLLSERLATWLPNRVVTDARVIDAYYHARYRSETTFIPYGCRVGREAGTAALAQLGLSSDRYLLYVSRLEPENNAHAVIEAFERTGLAGLKLVVVGNAPYAREYIAKLRGMAGPDVVFAGAIYGDGYRELQCHALAYVHATEVGGTHPALVEAMGCGNCVIVNDVPENRETAGDAALYFEAARPGTLSAVLTRVASEPDLVAACRARALERARARFSWEQVTDQYEALCRELVQGRAR